The following are from one region of the Cloacibacterium normanense genome:
- a CDS encoding M14 family zinc carboxypeptidase: MKKITILFLFQTIFSFAQDFKTPYEKGNGNQTTTYEEMVKFYEDLDKNFESISVVEKGKDDNGELIRVVIFDNSKKQNIPVIFINNGIHPGESDGIDATMMLIRDLALGKIKVPQNTKVAAIEAYNISGMQRRGKFSRANQNGPEEHGFRGNARNFDLNRDFIKNDTENAKAFQEIFHWLKPIYFIDNHVSNGADYQYTFTYISTNKERLGNSLGTYFHKEMQPKLIQNMEKSKILNVPYINIHGDSPDEGFPAFMDSPRYATGYTTLFNIPGTVAETHMLKPYKDRVNATYEYMKHSINFVDENYLDISKKMMEELTNYLPNKKYAIRWKLDSTKYSFIDFKGYEAGKKPSEISGKPRLFYDRNKPFTRKVKFFDTYKADKEIVIPSYYVIPKSEGKIIENLKRNQIKFKELQSDSLITVESYKIVDFKTVKNPYEGHYLHFDTQVSSELKTKKFRKGDYLVSTKQSGVKFLLETLEPEAVDSYFNWNFFDGILGQKEYFSDYVFEDTAAELLKTNKALKTAFELKKASDANFAEDGAAQLDWVYKNSEYYEGSVNQYPIYRIR, from the coding sequence ATGAAAAAAATCACAATACTTTTCCTCTTTCAAACGATATTTTCTTTTGCTCAAGATTTCAAAACACCTTACGAAAAAGGCAACGGAAATCAAACCACCACCTATGAAGAAATGGTGAAGTTTTATGAAGATTTAGACAAAAACTTTGAAAGTATTTCGGTGGTAGAAAAAGGAAAAGATGACAACGGAGAACTTATTAGAGTCGTAATTTTTGATAACTCAAAAAAACAAAATATTCCCGTAATTTTCATTAATAATGGCATTCATCCTGGTGAAAGTGACGGAATTGATGCTACCATGATGCTGATACGAGATTTGGCTTTAGGAAAAATAAAAGTTCCACAAAATACCAAAGTTGCAGCAATTGAAGCATACAATATTTCGGGAATGCAAAGACGCGGGAAATTTTCAAGAGCCAATCAAAACGGACCAGAAGAACACGGTTTCCGTGGAAATGCTAGAAATTTTGATTTGAACAGAGATTTCATCAAAAATGATACAGAAAATGCCAAAGCTTTTCAAGAGATTTTTCATTGGCTAAAACCGATTTATTTTATTGATAATCACGTAAGTAATGGCGCAGATTATCAGTATACTTTTACCTATATTTCTACCAATAAAGAAAGATTAGGAAATTCTCTCGGAACGTATTTTCACAAAGAAATGCAACCGAAACTGATTCAAAATATGGAGAAATCTAAAATTTTGAACGTTCCTTACATCAATATTCACGGAGATTCTCCAGATGAAGGATTTCCAGCGTTTATGGATTCTCCTCGTTATGCAACAGGTTACACTACCCTTTTCAATATTCCGGGAACCGTGGCAGAAACGCACATGCTAAAACCTTACAAAGACCGCGTAAATGCAACGTATGAATACATGAAGCACTCCATCAATTTTGTGGATGAAAACTACTTGGATATTTCTAAAAAAATGATGGAAGAATTAACCAATTATTTACCAAATAAAAAATACGCAATTCGTTGGAAATTAGACAGCACCAAATACAGTTTTATTGATTTCAAAGGTTATGAAGCTGGAAAAAAACCAAGTGAAATTTCAGGAAAACCAAGACTTTTCTACGACAGAAATAAACCTTTCACAAGAAAAGTAAAATTCTTTGACACTTACAAAGCTGACAAAGAAATTGTAATCCCAAGTTACTATGTGATTCCAAAATCTGAAGGGAAAATCATAGAAAATTTAAAACGCAATCAAATCAAATTCAAAGAATTACAATCAGATTCTTTGATAACAGTTGAATCTTATAAAATTGTAGATTTTAAAACCGTAAAAAATCCTTACGAAGGTCATTACTTGCATTTCGATACTCAAGTTTCATCAGAATTAAAGACTAAAAAATTCAGAAAAGGAGATTATTTGGTTTCTACAAAACAATCTGGCGTGAAATTCCTTTTAGAAACGCTAGAACCAGAAGCAGTTGACTCTTACTTTAACTGGAATTTTTTCGATGGAATTTTGGGACAAAAAGAGTATTTTTCTGACTATGTTTTCGAAGATACTGCTGCCGAATTATTAAAAACCAACAAAGCTTTAAAAACCGCTTTTGAACTGAAAAAAGCTTCAGATGCTAATTTTGCAGAAGATGGAGCTGCTCAATTAGATTGGGTGTATAAAAATTCAGAATATTACGAAGGTTCTGTAAATCAATATCCTATTTATAGAATTCGGTAA
- a CDS encoding ferritin translates to MNRDYIFDLLNQQIAKEQYAAQLYLSMSAWFLEQDLDGIANYFRVQSKEELMHSEKFFDYLNDIGGKIVLQEVKQPPHDFKDALEIFEKALEHEKLVTKSIFDIVKAANDAGDYSTAAFLQWFVNEQVEEEANASQLISKIKMVKDNPSALYLFDQELAKRVFVAE, encoded by the coding sequence ATGAACAGAGATTATATATTTGATTTGCTGAATCAGCAAATTGCAAAAGAACAATATGCCGCGCAATTGTATCTATCCATGAGCGCTTGGTTTTTAGAACAAGATTTAGACGGAATTGCCAATTATTTCAGAGTTCAATCTAAAGAAGAACTGATGCATTCAGAAAAATTCTTTGATTATTTGAACGATATCGGTGGAAAAATTGTGCTACAAGAAGTAAAACAACCTCCTCATGATTTCAAAGATGCTTTAGAAATTTTTGAAAAAGCTTTAGAGCACGAAAAATTAGTAACCAAAAGTATTTTTGACATTGTAAAAGCTGCTAATGATGCAGGAGATTACTCTACTGCTGCTTTCTTACAATGGTTTGTGAATGAACAGGTAGAAGAAGAAGCCAATGCTTCTCAATTGATTTCGAAAATTAAAATGGTGAAAGACAATCCTTCTGCTTTGTATCTTTTTGATCAAGAATTGGCGAAACGCGTTTTCGTAGCTGAATAA
- the feoB gene encoding ferrous iron transport protein B — MPNSAKKQKHILLVGNPNVGKSTLFNLLCNKNQKTGNYAGVTVASHEGTYLYKDEEVEIVDLPGSYSIYPTSEDEAIFTKYLIEEQEKYSGVIYIADALNLKRSLLLYQQIKDLGIPVLMVINQVDLAEKRGLHIDSKKLSELLGQNILETNAKKNIGIEEIRESIFKDEFSVSDKPYFDIPSENLGLVFKISRQIEENNFYKVWTLIAADTYLGKLESVKTQLNQEDRKCMVPKRLQVQETIRRYQQIDGIISQTISKKPQFKELLTEKLDKVLVHPVLGYLVFGIILLTIFQSVFFIAEYPMNWIDAAFAWLSETSRTWLPEGPLNSLISDGIIPGIGGIVIFAPQIGILLYFLYLLEDSGYMARVIFLMDRFLRPFGLNGKSIVPLVSGTACAIPAIMSTRNIENVKERLITILITPFMTCSARLPVYSIIIALIFTDGTFFGVKYKAIALLGMYFLGFATSLLAAFILKYFIKNKGKTFLVMDLPTYKMPLWRYDFKLVLGKVWEFITGAGKIILAVSVILWFLSYFGPKDDFHILEHHSDVKLENSYLAKIGKQMEPVISPLGYDWKMGVGILTSFAAREVFVGTMSTLYSLDDDAPEKSVIEKMRSDVKPNGEKVFSFATGLSILIFYAFAMQCISTIAVVYRETKSWKWTAIQLVFMSGLAYLASMLVYQFFK; from the coding sequence ATGCCGAACTCAGCAAAAAAACAAAAACATATTCTTTTGGTAGGAAATCCCAATGTAGGAAAATCTACCCTCTTCAATTTGCTTTGTAACAAAAACCAAAAAACCGGCAATTACGCTGGAGTTACCGTTGCTTCACACGAAGGAACTTACCTATACAAAGACGAAGAAGTAGAAATTGTAGATTTGCCAGGTTCTTACAGCATTTATCCCACTTCTGAAGACGAGGCTATTTTCACTAAATATTTGATTGAAGAACAAGAAAAATACAGCGGTGTAATTTACATTGCAGATGCGCTGAATCTCAAAAGAAGCTTACTGCTTTATCAGCAAATTAAAGATTTGGGAATTCCTGTTTTGATGGTCATTAACCAAGTAGATTTAGCGGAAAAAAGAGGTTTACACATTGATTCTAAAAAACTGAGCGAACTTCTAGGTCAAAATATTCTAGAAACCAATGCCAAAAAGAATATCGGAATTGAAGAAATAAGAGAATCTATTTTTAAAGATGAATTTTCGGTTTCGGATAAGCCTTATTTTGATATTCCTTCAGAGAATTTAGGATTGGTTTTCAAGATTTCAAGACAAATCGAGGAGAACAATTTCTATAAAGTGTGGACGCTTATTGCTGCAGATACTTATCTCGGCAAATTAGAAAGTGTAAAAACACAACTGAATCAAGAAGACAGAAAATGTATGGTTCCTAAGCGTTTACAAGTGCAGGAAACCATCAGAAGATACCAACAAATTGACGGAATTATCTCTCAAACCATTTCTAAAAAACCTCAGTTCAAGGAACTTCTCACCGAAAAATTAGATAAAGTTTTAGTACATCCTGTTTTAGGATATTTGGTTTTTGGGATTATTTTACTCACCATTTTCCAAAGTGTATTTTTCATCGCAGAATATCCTATGAATTGGATTGATGCTGCTTTTGCTTGGCTATCAGAAACTTCCAGAACTTGGCTTCCAGAAGGTCCATTGAATTCATTAATTTCTGACGGAATTATTCCAGGAATTGGCGGAATTGTGATTTTTGCTCCACAAATCGGGATTCTTTTATATTTCTTGTATTTATTAGAAGATTCTGGTTACATGGCAAGAGTTATTTTCTTGATGGACAGATTCTTACGACCGTTTGGTTTAAACGGAAAAAGTATTGTTCCGCTCGTTTCGGGAACAGCTTGTGCCATTCCTGCAATTATGAGTACCAGAAACATAGAAAATGTAAAAGAGCGACTCATTACGATTCTGATTACGCCTTTTATGACGTGTTCTGCAAGACTTCCGGTTTACAGTATTATTATTGCGCTTATATTTACCGATGGAACTTTCTTTGGCGTAAAATATAAAGCGATTGCGCTTCTGGGAATGTATTTCTTAGGATTTGCGACTTCGCTTTTAGCCGCATTTATTTTAAAATATTTCATTAAAAATAAAGGAAAAACCTTCTTGGTAATGGATTTGCCAACGTATAAAATGCCACTTTGGAGATATGATTTCAAATTGGTTTTAGGTAAAGTTTGGGAATTTATTACTGGAGCTGGAAAAATCATTTTGGCGGTAAGTGTAATTCTTTGGTTTTTAAGTTATTTCGGACCGAAAGATGATTTCCATATTTTAGAACATCATTCAGATGTGAAATTAGAAAATTCTTATTTGGCTAAAATCGGGAAACAAATGGAACCTGTGATTTCACCCTTGGGTTACGATTGGAAAATGGGAGTAGGAATTCTTACCAGTTTTGCAGCGAGAGAAGTGTTTGTTGGCACAATGTCAACACTTTACAGTCTTGATGATGATGCTCCAGAAAAATCTGTTATTGAAAAAATGAGAAGTGATGTAAAACCGAATGGCGAAAAAGTCTTCAGTTTTGCAACAGGACTTTCCATTCTTATATTCTACGCTTTTGCGATGCAATGTATTTCTACGATTGCTGTAGTCTACAGAGAAACAAAATCTTGGAAATGGACGGCGATTCAATTGGTTTTCATGTCTGGTTTAGCTTATCTAGCTTCCATGTTGGTTTACCAATTTTTCAAATAA
- a CDS encoding FeoA family protein: MQTNISNKLCCFPRNKKGKIKGYDNENLQMPNKIIEMGLLPETSFVILHQAPFSGPLYIEYGEEKTRVALREEEARFIFVEPEN; encoded by the coding sequence TTGCAGACAAATATTTCAAATAAATTGTGCTGTTTTCCTCGAAATAAAAAGGGGAAAATCAAAGGTTATGATAACGAAAACTTGCAGATGCCCAATAAGATTATCGAAATGGGATTATTGCCAGAAACATCTTTCGTCATCTTACATCAAGCGCCTTTTAGCGGTCCTCTGTACATAGAATACGGAGAAGAAAAAACGAGAGTTGCTCTTCGTGAAGAAGAAGCGAGATTTATTTTCGTAGAACCAGAAAATTAA
- a CDS encoding methylated-DNA--[protein]-cysteine S-methyltransferase, whose translation MNMLYTKSYETPLGKMVAFANQNALLLLDFEDSKYFEKHMEEISQGYGVIKTSNNRVLKLLEKELSQYFKGKLTKFTVPVEFTGTDFQKKVWEELQNISFGEYRSYQSQADAMKRPKSVRAVANANSRNKLCLVVPCHRVIGKNLSLTGYAGGVNRKAALLKLEGVELTF comes from the coding sequence ATGAATATGCTGTACACCAAATCATACGAAACTCCACTTGGTAAAATGGTGGCTTTTGCCAATCAAAATGCCTTGCTTCTCCTCGATTTTGAAGATTCTAAATATTTTGAAAAGCACATGGAAGAAATTTCGCAAGGTTATGGCGTCATCAAAACATCGAATAACAGAGTTTTAAAACTTCTGGAAAAGGAATTGAGCCAATATTTCAAAGGTAAATTGACAAAATTTACCGTTCCAGTAGAATTTACGGGTACAGATTTTCAGAAAAAAGTTTGGGAAGAGTTGCAGAACATCAGCTTTGGAGAGTACAGAAGCTATCAATCTCAAGCCGATGCCATGAAACGTCCAAAATCGGTAAGAGCAGTTGCCAATGCCAATTCTAGAAATAAATTATGCTTGGTGGTTCCTTGCCACCGAGTAATTGGCAAAAATCTTTCATTAACGGGTTATGCTGGTGGTGTCAATAGAAAAGCCGCGCTTTTAAAACTTGAAGGAGTAGAATTGACGTTCTAA
- a CDS encoding carboxy terminal-processing peptidase — MFKKFKLNRLLFFAPLVTLMFCFNAPQNDDEKMQTIMISVKNTLSYLHYSPKPINDAYSADVYDKYMEMIDPGKRFFLQSEVDEFSKHRTKLDDYLNRGDLTFYKLTVDKLYDRTAEIEKYSQEILSKPINFEENDELILEPKLKKYPQNQEELKNEWKKFIKYNILQEIETLNAKEETQREKKDSVNRLKLKDTIKLEILTPAQKQVKATEEVKDLMTSMFKRFQKRKKMDWFSVYMNAYTEVFDPHTNYFSPQDKEDFDVNFVGKVIGIGATIQESKGKIKIGTLVVGAPAWKSKQISEGDEILKVQSKKGEEPINVTGMLVDEAVRFIRGEKGTEVVLTLKKKDGTIKEVKMIREEVAIEDTFARSIIINGANGKKYGFINLPSFNADFEDAKGRNASDDIKAELIKLKAQKVEGIILDLRNNGGGSLTEVVDIMGLFMNNGPVVQVKDGNGRVQVMRNKQNDPIWTGPLVIMQNELSASASEILAGAMKDYGRAVIVGSPNSFGKGTVQTFVELNRFLNSTDDFGSLKLTIQKFYRINGKSTQLKGVESDIPMKDVFSYEEIGERFDNYALPWDQVNSSSFTVNNPINVADLAKNSQSRMAQNKFYQLLLESAQWREKLDKEEKISLNLKDFETVMKTRKAQIDKFKPLIKYNNGLNFALHADEVARGKTDEVFAKKSENWMKNLKRDIYLQETVNIISELK; from the coding sequence ATGTTCAAAAAATTCAAACTCAATAGACTTTTATTTTTTGCGCCACTTGTAACGCTAATGTTCTGTTTCAATGCACCGCAGAATGATGACGAGAAGATGCAAACGATTATGATAAGTGTAAAAAATACGCTTTCTTATCTGCATTATTCGCCTAAGCCGATTAATGATGCTTATTCTGCTGATGTTTACGATAAATACATGGAAATGATAGACCCAGGAAAAAGATTTTTCCTGCAATCAGAAGTAGATGAATTCAGCAAACACAGAACCAAATTAGATGATTATCTGAACAGAGGTGATTTAACTTTTTATAAACTAACGGTTGATAAATTGTACGACAGAACCGCAGAAATCGAAAAATATTCTCAGGAAATCTTGAGCAAACCCATTAATTTTGAAGAAAATGATGAATTAATTCTGGAGCCAAAACTGAAAAAATATCCTCAGAATCAAGAAGAATTAAAAAACGAGTGGAAAAAATTCATCAAGTACAATATTCTTCAAGAAATAGAAACGCTCAATGCAAAAGAAGAAACGCAACGTGAGAAAAAAGACAGTGTAAACCGTCTGAAACTGAAAGATACCATCAAGTTAGAAATTCTTACACCTGCGCAGAAACAAGTAAAAGCTACGGAAGAAGTAAAAGATTTAATGACTTCTATGTTTAAGAGATTCCAAAAGCGTAAAAAAATGGATTGGTTCTCGGTTTACATGAATGCATACACAGAAGTTTTTGATCCGCATACCAATTATTTTTCACCTCAAGACAAAGAAGATTTTGATGTGAATTTCGTAGGAAAAGTCATTGGAATTGGGGCAACGATTCAAGAAAGCAAAGGAAAAATAAAAATCGGAACATTGGTAGTTGGCGCTCCAGCTTGGAAATCGAAACAGATTTCAGAAGGAGACGAGATTCTAAAAGTTCAGTCTAAAAAAGGAGAAGAACCAATTAATGTGACGGGAATGTTGGTAGATGAAGCGGTGCGTTTTATCCGTGGCGAAAAAGGAACAGAAGTAGTTCTTACGCTTAAGAAAAAAGATGGAACCATCAAAGAAGTGAAGATGATTCGTGAAGAAGTAGCGATAGAAGACACTTTTGCGAGAAGTATCATCATCAATGGAGCGAATGGTAAAAAATATGGATTCATCAATTTGCCAAGTTTCAATGCAGATTTTGAAGATGCTAAAGGAAGAAATGCTTCAGACGACATAAAAGCAGAACTTATTAAACTAAAAGCTCAAAAGGTAGAAGGAATCATCCTTGATTTAAGAAATAACGGAGGTGGTTCTCTTACCGAAGTGGTAGATATTATGGGACTTTTCATGAATAACGGACCTGTTGTTCAAGTAAAAGACGGAAACGGTAGAGTTCAGGTGATGAGAAACAAACAAAATGACCCAATTTGGACTGGTCCATTGGTAATCATGCAAAACGAACTTTCGGCTTCTGCTTCTGAAATTTTAGCAGGTGCGATGAAAGATTACGGAAGAGCAGTGATTGTTGGTTCTCCTAATTCTTTCGGGAAAGGAACAGTGCAGACTTTCGTAGAACTGAATAGATTTTTAAACAGTACGGATGATTTTGGTTCACTGAAATTAACCATTCAGAAATTTTATAGAATCAACGGAAAATCTACCCAGTTAAAAGGAGTTGAGTCTGACATCCCGATGAAAGATGTGTTCTCTTATGAAGAAATCGGCGAAAGGTTTGACAATTATGCTTTACCTTGGGATCAAGTTAACTCTAGCAGTTTTACAGTGAATAATCCAATAAATGTTGCAGATTTGGCGAAAAACAGTCAGTCAAGAATGGCTCAAAATAAATTTTATCAATTGTTATTAGAATCTGCACAATGGAGAGAAAAATTAGACAAAGAAGAAAAGATTTCTCTTAATCTAAAAGATTTTGAAACGGTGATGAAAACCAGAAAAGCACAGATTGATAAATTCAAACCATTGATTAAATACAATAACGGATTGAACTTCGCGCTTCATGCAGACGAAGTTGCCAGAGGAAAAACCGATGAGGTTTTTGCTAAAAAATCTGAAAACTGGATGAAAAATCTGAAAAGAGATATTTACCTTCAAGAAACCGTAAATATTATCTCTGAACTCAAATAA
- a CDS encoding DUF5686 family protein, producing MNYFKLLLVFTFLIPIVAFSQIKEKNIDAVVIKSSKKKLKKKDNPAYEILQQVWKHKKNNGLSQFQDYQYNEYEKIQVDVINLDSTFTQKKIFNKVDFIFKYADTVDNKLSLPIYFNETVYKNWGKKEPVKKEKKEVLANKASGFSSNEVVANTAKNLYKDINIYDNILNFFNIGFTSPVAKDGFMSYDYELLSDQNYNSVDCYRIKYTPKRKDVLSIYGMLYISKENYAVVRATLKSSKNLNVNFVNNFYNELDFDNPNDSIFLPKKNYQEIQMSILSKKDKSKSLVIKKNTTFSDYLFNQNLKDEVFEQKTEFLSDEQLQKDENFWEENRKTPLSESEKNIYVMMDELNNVPKFKRAVKLYETLASGYYNVGNAIDIGDLYSTIGFNDVEGFRVRVGARTFFSPNDMWRAAFYTAYGFKDGQIKYGFEARKMFNRDNRFTIGIGTRRDVMQLGAQLTTDEGIMTRSFASSGVLNSGNNFNLSSVNQTSAFAAIDPFKNFTVRLDATYQTIKSANPTKFSLDFYQNNQLFSELKDSKLALSITARPGAKFSQYGVDRYEHSTLAPTFVLKYTRGLEGVFNADFNYNKLQFYYYQPFLLKSFGRLILNVEAGKNFNTVPLALQNVIPGNQSYGLTPNTFSLLNYYEFVTDEYLSFQAEHHFNGKLLSYIPLIKKLKLREVAFYRTAIGSLSDASKNINSTNILLSAPHQKPYYEYGFGIENIGFGNIRMLRIDFNWRGNYLENPGAQKFGIKFGLQYNY from the coding sequence ATGAACTATTTTAAACTACTTTTAGTCTTTACTTTTCTTATACCAATTGTAGCTTTTTCTCAGATTAAAGAGAAAAATATTGATGCAGTAGTTATAAAATCTTCAAAAAAGAAATTGAAGAAAAAAGACAATCCTGCATACGAAATCTTGCAACAAGTGTGGAAACACAAGAAAAACAATGGTCTTTCTCAGTTTCAAGACTATCAGTATAATGAGTACGAAAAAATACAGGTAGATGTTATTAATTTAGACAGTACTTTTACGCAAAAGAAAATTTTCAACAAAGTAGATTTTATTTTTAAATATGCGGATACTGTTGATAATAAATTGTCTTTACCTATTTATTTTAATGAAACGGTCTATAAAAATTGGGGTAAAAAAGAACCTGTAAAAAAAGAGAAAAAAGAAGTTTTAGCCAATAAAGCTTCAGGATTTTCTAGTAACGAAGTAGTCGCCAATACTGCTAAAAACCTTTATAAAGACATTAATATTTATGATAATATTCTGAATTTCTTTAACATAGGCTTTACAAGTCCTGTTGCGAAGGATGGTTTTATGAGTTATGATTATGAACTTTTATCAGACCAAAATTACAATAGTGTAGATTGTTATAGAATAAAATATACTCCAAAAAGAAAAGATGTTTTGTCTATTTATGGGATGTTGTATATTTCTAAAGAAAATTATGCGGTTGTAAGAGCTACTTTGAAATCTAGCAAAAACCTAAACGTAAATTTTGTGAACAATTTTTATAATGAGTTGGATTTTGATAACCCAAATGATAGTATTTTCTTGCCAAAGAAAAATTATCAGGAAATACAAATGTCTATCTTAAGTAAAAAAGACAAGTCTAAAAGCTTGGTAATCAAAAAGAATACTACTTTTTCTGATTATTTATTCAATCAAAATTTAAAAGATGAGGTATTTGAACAGAAAACGGAATTTCTAAGCGATGAACAGTTGCAAAAAGACGAAAATTTTTGGGAAGAAAACAGAAAAACACCACTTTCTGAATCAGAAAAGAACATTTATGTAATGATGGATGAGCTTAATAATGTTCCGAAATTTAAAAGAGCTGTAAAGCTTTATGAAACGCTTGCATCTGGCTATTACAACGTTGGGAACGCTATTGATATTGGCGATTTGTATTCTACCATTGGTTTTAATGATGTTGAAGGCTTTAGGGTGAGGGTTGGCGCAAGAACCTTTTTTTCGCCAAATGATATGTGGAGGGCTGCATTTTATACCGCCTACGGATTTAAAGACGGGCAGATAAAATACGGTTTCGAGGCCAGAAAAATGTTCAACCGAGATAATAGATTTACCATAGGAATTGGCACCAGAAGAGATGTAATGCAATTAGGCGCGCAACTTACTACAGATGAGGGAATTATGACGCGTTCTTTTGCCTCTTCAGGAGTTCTTAATTCAGGGAATAATTTTAATTTAAGTTCTGTAAATCAGACCAGTGCATTTGCAGCTATAGACCCTTTTAAAAATTTTACGGTAAGATTAGACGCAACATATCAAACCATAAAATCTGCCAATCCGACTAAATTTTCGCTGGATTTTTATCAAAATAACCAACTTTTTTCAGAACTTAAAGATAGTAAACTAGCACTGAGCATTACCGCAAGACCTGGCGCAAAATTCTCACAATATGGTGTAGATCGTTACGAACATAGTACTTTGGCGCCAACATTTGTTTTGAAATATACCAGAGGTTTAGAAGGCGTTTTCAATGCAGATTTTAATTACAATAAATTGCAGTTTTACTATTATCAGCCATTTTTATTGAAGAGTTTCGGAAGATTAATTCTGAATGTAGAAGCGGGTAAAAACTTCAATACGGTTCCTTTGGCTTTGCAAAATGTAATCCCAGGCAATCAATCTTACGGGCTTACGCCCAACACGTTTTCATTACTCAATTATTATGAATTTGTTACGGATGAGTACCTTAGTTTTCAGGCCGAACATCATTTTAATGGAAAATTACTTTCTTATATTCCCTTAATTAAAAAACTGAAATTGAGAGAAGTAGCATTTTACAGAACCGCAATCGGTAGTTTAAGCGATGCGTCTAAAAATATTAATTCTACCAATATCTTGCTTTCTGCGCCACATCAAAAACCTTATTACGAGTATGGCTTTGGGATTGAAAATATTGGTTTCGGGAACATCAGAATGCTGAGAATAGATTTCAATTGGAGAGGCAATTATTTAGAAAATCCAGGTGCACAAAAATTTGGGATTAAATTCGGATTACAGTATAATTATTAA
- the surE gene encoding 5'/3'-nucleotidase SurE — MKKPLILVTNDDGITAPGIRNLVNFMNEIGEVVVVAPNSPQSGKGHAITINSTLTFEEINLEGPQRDYSLSGTPVDCVKFALDKVLTRKPDLVVSGINHGANSSINVIYSGTMSAAVEAGVEGLQSIGFSLLDFAWDADFSQCKDYIQNIVKKVLENPLPKGIVLNVNIPKLKKEEIKGIKVCRQAQAKWEESFDERVNPHGKKYYWLTGYFNNQDEGKDADENALADGYISVVPVKFDLTAHEYLQELGEVLNG; from the coding sequence ATGAAAAAACCTTTGATATTAGTTACCAATGATGACGGAATTACCGCTCCAGGAATTAGAAATTTGGTGAATTTTATGAACGAAATAGGCGAAGTAGTTGTAGTAGCGCCTAACTCACCTCAATCTGGAAAAGGACATGCCATTACCATCAATTCTACTCTTACTTTCGAAGAAATCAACTTAGAAGGACCTCAGCGTGATTATTCACTGAGCGGAACTCCTGTAGATTGCGTAAAATTTGCTCTAGATAAAGTCTTGACCAGAAAACCAGATTTAGTGGTTTCTGGAATTAATCACGGTGCTAATTCTTCGATTAATGTCATTTATTCTGGTACCATGTCTGCCGCAGTAGAAGCAGGTGTAGAAGGTTTACAGTCTATAGGATTTTCTCTGCTGGATTTTGCGTGGGATGCAGATTTCTCACAATGCAAAGATTATATCCAAAATATTGTAAAAAAGGTTTTAGAAAATCCTTTGCCAAAAGGAATTGTGCTGAATGTGAACATTCCGAAACTGAAAAAAGAAGAAATAAAAGGCATCAAAGTTTGCAGACAAGCCCAAGCAAAATGGGAAGAAAGCTTTGACGAACGCGTAAATCCTCATGGCAAAAAATACTATTGGCTCACAGGTTATTTTAACAACCAAGACGAAGGAAAAGATGCCGATGAAAACGCACTTGCCGATGGTTACATCTCTGTAGTTCCCGTGAAATTTGATTTAACCGCCCATGAATATTTGCAGGAATTGGGAGAGGTTTTGAATGGGTAA
- a CDS encoding helix-turn-helix transcriptional regulator yields the protein MDIKQKFGNNLKRLRLEKGLSQEKLALIAEIDRTYIPSIEKGERNVSIVIAEKLAIALNVPITELFKELK from the coding sequence ATGGACATTAAGCAAAAATTTGGCAATAACTTAAAACGTCTGCGATTAGAAAAAGGTCTATCACAAGAGAAACTTGCATTAATTGCTGAAATCGATAGGACATACATTCCAAGCATTGAAAAAGGCGAAAGGAATGTATCAATCGTTATTGCAGAAAAACTTGCCATTGCTTTAAATGTTCCAATTACAGAACTATTTAAAGAATTAAAATGA